The following proteins are co-located in the Pseudomonas antarctica genome:
- the phnX gene encoding phosphonoacetaldehyde hydrolase, with the protein MNYQNPTTLQAVILDWAGTVVDFGSFAPTQIFVEAFAEFDVQVSIDEARGPMGMGKWDHIRTLCDQPQVAERYRKAFGRTPTDDDVTAIYQRFMPLQIEKIAEHSALIPGALDTLARLRVQGIKIGSCSGYPKQVMDKVVALAAINGYIADHVVATDEVPNGRPWPAQALANVIALGIDDVAACVKVDDTVPGILEGRRAGMWTVALTCSGNALGLNYEQFRALDQDTLASERKRIEAMFKGSRPHYLIDTITDLPAVISDINQRLARGEMPQSH; encoded by the coding sequence ATGAACTATCAAAACCCCACCACCTTGCAGGCCGTGATCCTCGACTGGGCCGGCACTGTGGTCGACTTCGGCTCCTTCGCCCCCACGCAGATCTTTGTCGAAGCCTTCGCCGAGTTCGACGTGCAAGTCTCCATCGACGAAGCCCGCGGCCCGATGGGCATGGGCAAGTGGGACCATATCCGCACACTCTGCGACCAGCCGCAGGTAGCCGAGCGTTACCGCAAGGCCTTCGGCCGCACGCCGACGGATGACGACGTCACTGCCATTTACCAACGCTTCATGCCGCTGCAGATCGAGAAGATCGCCGAGCACTCGGCCCTCATCCCCGGCGCCCTCGACACCCTCGCCCGGCTGCGCGTTCAAGGCATCAAGATCGGCTCCTGCTCCGGCTACCCCAAGCAAGTCATGGACAAGGTGGTCGCCCTGGCCGCTATCAATGGCTACATCGCCGACCACGTGGTTGCCACCGACGAAGTGCCCAACGGCCGTCCGTGGCCGGCCCAGGCCCTGGCCAACGTGATCGCCCTGGGTATTGACGATGTGGCGGCGTGCGTGAAGGTCGATGACACCGTGCCGGGCATCCTCGAAGGACGCCGCGCCGGAATGTGGACCGTGGCCCTGACCTGCTCGGGCAATGCCCTGGGCCTGAACTACGAACAGTTTCGTGCGCTGGACCAGGACACCCTGGCCAGCGAGCGCAAGCGTATCGAGGCGATGTTCAAAGGCTCGCGCCCGCATTACCTGATCGACACCATTACCGACCTGCCGGCGGTGATTAGCGACATCAACCAGCGCCTGGCCCGCGGTGAAATGCCGCAAAGCCACTGA
- a CDS encoding cytochrome b produces the protein MPWKNSDTRYSTMSIALHWLMVVLLAVVYACIEFRGIFPKGSGGRALIVEMHYMFGLTVFVLVWLRLFARTLGVAPKIVPAPPQWQSLLATLMHLALYVFMIGMPIFGWLIVSAQGHSVMFYGIELPPLIGENKDLSKQIKEWHELGGTVGYWLIGLHALAGLYHHYFMRDNTVFRMMPKR, from the coding sequence ATGCCGTGGAAAAATTCCGATACGCGCTACAGCACCATGTCGATTGCACTGCACTGGTTGATGGTGGTGCTGCTGGCGGTGGTTTACGCCTGCATTGAGTTTCGCGGGATCTTTCCCAAAGGCAGTGGCGGGCGGGCGCTGATTGTAGAAATGCACTACATGTTCGGCCTGACGGTGTTTGTGCTGGTCTGGCTGCGCCTGTTTGCCCGTACCTTGGGCGTTGCACCGAAGATCGTGCCGGCACCGCCACAATGGCAATCGTTGCTGGCGACACTGATGCATCTGGCGCTGTACGTATTCATGATCGGCATGCCGATTTTCGGCTGGCTGATCGTGAGTGCCCAGGGCCATTCCGTGATGTTCTACGGGATCGAGTTGCCGCCCTTGATTGGCGAAAACAAAGACCTGTCCAAGCAGATCAAAGAATGGCACGAGCTGGGAGGCACCGTCGGTTATTGGCTGATCGGCCTGCATGCCTTGGCCGGCCTGTACCACCATTACTTCATGCGCGATAACACTGTGTTTCGCATGATGCCCAAGCGCTAA
- a CDS encoding 1-aminocyclopropane-1-carboxylate deaminase/D-cysteine desulfhydrase: protein MGPFDWLPRAPLEPLLLDWLNGVELAVLRLDRIDPLISGNKWFKLTQHLADAQQAGAAGLISLGGAHSNHLHALAAAGKRFDFPTVGLLRGHPQDTPTILDLKAFGMQLHWLGYGGYRARHDAGFWLPWREQYPHLYPVPEGGGGRAGAMGCGVLVEQAREQLNTLGWADYDAWWLAAGTGTTLAGLALAEAGVHPVFGALAVPDDHGVAQNVQAIVQHGYELLDASRGGFAKVDPLLLNFIQATEQACGLLLEPLYTGKALLALKQQIEAGRFAPATRLIFVHTGGLQGRRSMQG from the coding sequence ATGGGTCCTTTCGACTGGCTTCCTCGCGCTCCACTTGAACCCTTGCTGCTGGATTGGCTGAACGGGGTCGAGTTGGCCGTGCTGCGGCTGGACCGTATCGACCCACTTATCAGCGGCAACAAGTGGTTCAAGCTCACTCAACATCTGGCCGACGCGCAACAGGCCGGTGCCGCTGGACTCATCAGCCTGGGTGGCGCTCATTCCAACCATCTGCACGCGCTGGCGGCGGCCGGCAAGCGGTTTGATTTCCCCACCGTCGGCCTGTTGCGCGGCCATCCTCAAGACACCCCCACCATCCTTGATCTGAAAGCCTTCGGCATGCAGCTGCACTGGCTGGGTTACGGCGGTTATCGCGCGCGTCATGACGCCGGTTTCTGGCTGCCGTGGCGTGAACAATATCCCCATCTCTATCCCGTGCCCGAGGGCGGCGGCGGACGGGCCGGTGCAATGGGTTGCGGGGTGTTGGTCGAGCAGGCGCGCGAACAACTGAACACGCTCGGTTGGGCTGATTACGACGCATGGTGGTTGGCGGCGGGCACCGGCACCACACTGGCCGGGTTGGCGCTGGCAGAGGCGGGCGTGCATCCGGTGTTCGGTGCCTTGGCGGTACCGGATGATCACGGGGTTGCGCAGAATGTGCAGGCCATCGTGCAGCATGGCTATGAACTGCTGGACGCGAGCCGAGGCGGTTTCGCCAAGGTCGACCCGTTATTGCTCAATTTTATCCAGGCCACGGAGCAGGCATGCGGCCTGCTGCTGGAGCCGCTTTACACCGGCAAGGCCTTGCTGGCATTGAAGCAACAGATCGAGGCGGGACGCTTCGCCCCCGCCACTCGCTTGATCTTCGTGCACACCGGCGGCCTGCAAGGCCGCCGGAGCATGCAGGGTTAG
- a CDS encoding NADPH-dependent 2,4-dienoyl-CoA reductase: MTAAAYPHLLAPLDLGFTTLRNRTLMGSMHTGLEEKPGGFERMAAYFAERARGGVGLMVTGGIGPNDEGGVYAGAAKLTTDEEAQKHKIVTQAVHEAGGKICMQILHAGRYAYSPKQVAPSAIQAPINPFKPKELDEEGIEKQIQDFVTCSLLAQVAEYDGVEIMGSEGYFINQFLAAHTNHRTDRWGGSYENRMRLAVDVVRRVREAVGPNFIIIFRLSMLDLVEGGSSWEEIVQLAKAIEQAGATLINTGIGWHEARIPTIATKVPRGAFSKVTAKLRGSVKIPLITTNRINTPEIAEQILAEGDADMVSMARPFLADPEFVNKAAAGRADEINTCIGCNQACLDHTFGGKLTTCLVNPRACYETELNYLPVKQIKKIAVVGAGPAGLAAATVAAERGHQVTLFDSANEIGGQFNIAKRVPGKEEFFETLRYFKRKLQTTHVELCLNTRVDVAQLAAGGYDEIILATGIAPRTPAIPGIDNAKVLSYLDVILERKPVGKRVAVIGAGGIGFDVSEFLVHEGVSTSLDREAFWKEWGIDTQLQARGGVAGIKPQPHAPAREVFLLQRKTSKVGDGLGKTTGWIHRTGLKNKRVQMLNSVDYLKIDDEGLHIRIGAEGEPQVLAVDNIVICAGQDPLRELHDGLVAAGQSVHLIGGADVAAELDAKRAINQGSRLAAEL, translated from the coding sequence ATGACCGCTGCTGCCTACCCGCACTTGCTGGCCCCGTTGGACCTGGGTTTTACCACCTTGCGCAACCGCACCCTGATGGGCTCGATGCACACTGGCCTGGAAGAAAAACCCGGTGGTTTCGAACGCATGGCCGCCTATTTTGCCGAGCGCGCCCGTGGCGGCGTCGGCCTGATGGTCACCGGCGGTATCGGCCCGAACGATGAAGGTGGCGTGTACGCCGGTGCAGCCAAACTGACCACCGACGAGGAAGCACAAAAGCACAAGATCGTGACCCAGGCGGTGCACGAGGCGGGCGGCAAGATCTGCATGCAGATCCTCCACGCCGGCCGTTACGCCTACAGCCCCAAGCAGGTCGCCCCCAGCGCGATTCAAGCGCCGATCAACCCGTTCAAACCCAAGGAGCTGGACGAGGAGGGCATCGAGAAGCAGATCCAGGATTTTGTCACCTGCTCGCTGCTGGCCCAGGTCGCCGAGTATGACGGCGTCGAAATCATGGGCTCCGAAGGCTACTTCATTAACCAGTTCCTCGCCGCCCACACCAACCACCGCACCGACCGTTGGGGCGGCAGCTACGAAAACCGTATGCGCCTGGCGGTGGACGTCGTGCGTCGAGTGCGTGAAGCCGTGGGCCCGAATTTCATCATTATTTTCCGCCTGTCGATGCTCGATCTGGTGGAAGGCGGCAGCTCCTGGGAAGAGATCGTGCAGTTGGCCAAGGCCATCGAGCAGGCCGGTGCGACCCTGATCAACACCGGTATCGGCTGGCACGAAGCGCGTATCCCGACCATCGCGACCAAGGTGCCGCGTGGTGCATTCAGTAAAGTCACCGCCAAGCTACGCGGCTCGGTGAAGATTCCGCTGATCACCACCAACCGCATCAACACCCCGGAAATCGCTGAGCAGATCCTCGCCGAAGGTGATGCCGATATGGTCTCGATGGCGCGGCCGTTCCTGGCCGACCCGGAGTTCGTCAACAAGGCCGCTGCCGGCCGTGCGGATGAAATCAACACCTGTATCGGCTGCAACCAGGCCTGCCTGGACCACACGTTTGGCGGCAAACTGACCACCTGCCTGGTCAACCCGCGGGCGTGCTACGAGACCGAACTCAACTACCTGCCGGTGAAACAGATCAAGAAAATTGCCGTGGTCGGTGCCGGTCCTGCCGGGCTGGCGGCGGCCACCGTGGCGGCTGAGCGCGGTCATCAAGTGACGCTGTTCGACTCCGCCAACGAGATCGGCGGCCAGTTCAATATCGCCAAGCGTGTACCGGGCAAGGAAGAGTTTTTTGAAACCCTGCGCTACTTCAAACGCAAGTTGCAGACCACCCACGTCGAGCTGTGCCTCAACACCCGCGTGGATGTCGCGCAACTGGCGGCGGGCGGCTATGACGAAATCATTCTGGCCACCGGCATTGCACCGCGCACCCCGGCCATCCCGGGTATCGATAACGCCAAGGTGCTGAGCTACCTGGACGTGATCCTTGAGCGCAAACCGGTGGGCAAGCGCGTTGCGGTGATTGGCGCCGGCGGTATCGGTTTTGACGTCTCCGAGTTCCTGGTGCATGAAGGCGTGTCCACCAGCCTGGACCGCGAAGCGTTCTGGAAAGAGTGGGGCATCGACACCCAACTGCAAGCCCGTGGTGGCGTGGCGGGCATCAAGCCCCAGCCCCATGCACCGGCGCGCGAAGTATTCCTGCTGCAACGCAAGACCTCCAAGGTCGGCGACGGGCTGGGCAAAACCACCGGCTGGATCCACCGCACGGGCCTGAAGAACAAGCGGGTGCAGATGCTCAACAGCGTCGACTACTTGAAGATCGATGACGAAGGCTTGCATATCCGCATCGGCGCCGAGGGTGAGCCTCAAGTGCTGGCGGTGGACAATATCGTCATCTGCGCCGGGCAGGATCCGCTGCGCGAATTGCACGATGGCCTGGTCGCAGCGGGCCAGAGCGTGCACCTCATCGGCGGTGCCGATGTGGCGGCCGAGCTGGATGCCAAGCGCGCCATCAACCAGGGCTCGCGTCTGGCTGCCGAGCTATAA
- a CDS encoding carbon-nitrogen hydrolase family protein: MRKLLAFTVTMALVAAVAAYLVWTQERPVAHYLSDLRITLAINEGQPADRGNLLGIQPELFPADYQSLERLHLKLAAYLQKARDKGLINDKTIVVLPEHIGTWLMLSGEKNELYQAVHLKDAMNWLSASNPLQFARAWISATGDNRMDDAYLRMKAPAMARDYQLLFGGLAKEFRVTLVAGSIALPNPSVSQGQLQVGQGALYNASLVFGADGLPVGQPQRQFYPIYDERGFIEPGDENIVSVVDTPAGRLGILIGSDSWYPDNYRKLNEQGAQLVAVPAFVTGRDTWERPWRGFKSVSTPPEISLKPEELSEGEAWRRLTLISQQPISQASAGMSVFLRGQFWDLGTAGHSFLSGNGHVITGNDARGARLLNIWL; this comes from the coding sequence ATGCGTAAACTTCTAGCCTTCACCGTCACCATGGCCCTGGTTGCCGCCGTCGCCGCGTATCTGGTCTGGACCCAGGAGCGCCCTGTGGCGCATTACCTATCGGACCTGCGCATCACCCTGGCTATCAACGAAGGCCAACCCGCCGATCGCGGTAACTTGCTGGGTATCCAGCCAGAGCTGTTTCCCGCCGATTACCAAAGCCTGGAACGCCTGCACCTGAAGCTCGCGGCCTACCTGCAAAAAGCGCGGGACAAAGGCTTGATCAATGACAAGACCATCGTCGTGCTGCCGGAACACATCGGCACGTGGCTGATGCTCAGCGGCGAGAAGAACGAGCTGTACCAGGCGGTGCATCTGAAAGATGCAATGAATTGGCTGTCGGCCAGCAACCCGTTGCAATTCGCCCGCGCCTGGATCAGCGCCACCGGCGATAACCGCATGGACGATGCCTACCTGCGCATGAAAGCACCGGCCATGGCCCGCGACTATCAGCTGCTGTTCGGCGGCCTGGCCAAAGAATTCAGGGTCACGCTGGTGGCCGGCTCTATCGCCCTGCCCAACCCGAGTGTCAGCCAGGGGCAACTGCAGGTCGGTCAGGGTGCGCTGTATAACGCCAGCCTGGTGTTTGGCGCGGACGGTTTGCCGGTAGGCCAGCCACAGCGCCAGTTCTACCCGATCTACGACGAGCGCGGCTTTATCGAACCGGGCGATGAGAACATCGTCAGCGTGGTCGACACCCCGGCCGGACGCCTGGGCATCCTGATCGGCAGCGACAGCTGGTACCCGGACAATTACCGCAAACTCAACGAGCAAGGCGCGCAACTGGTCGCAGTGCCAGCCTTTGTGACCGGCCGCGACACCTGGGAGCGCCCATGGCGCGGCTTTAAAAGCGTTTCAACGCCGCCCGAAATCAGCCTCAAGCCCGAAGAACTCAGTGAAGGCGAAGCCTGGCGCCGCCTCACCCTGATCAGCCAACAGCCAATCAGCCAGGCAAGCGCCGGAATGAGCGTATTCCTGCGCGGGCAGTTCTGGGACCTGGGCACTGCCGGGCACAGCTTCCTCAGCGGCAACGGGCACGTCATCACAGGCAACGACGCCCGTGGCGCGCGCCTGCTGAATATCTGGTTGTAG
- a CDS encoding AraC family transcriptional regulator: protein MKPVRLGDLSVGFVHTLADAIESHSLDPQPLLLQYGLDPARLAEAGARLSIPRYMRLGHAAIQLTGDPGLGLRMGQLSRLSQAGLAGVTAAQAPNVREAARTLTRFEALYGSNYRGQSSFHEDTEGAWLRFYSISPYNAYNRFVVDSIIAGWLQQLSSVAQQPVQAQRIDIEFEAPAYSEQYGVLGDSPVHFGADANQLRLNQQTLALRNPQHCPSTWHLLLKLCEHELEQLTRTRSLRERITRLLGPMLNGGREPDLEEVAARLKLPTWTLRRKLAEEGTQFRAILNDTRRDLAMTYIRDTELAFGEIAYLLGFASAQAFQRAFRRWNNQTPGEFRRSQRHSA, encoded by the coding sequence GTGAAGCCGGTGCGCCTGGGCGATCTTTCGGTGGGCTTCGTGCACACCCTGGCGGACGCCATTGAAAGCCATAGCCTGGACCCGCAACCGCTGTTGCTGCAATACGGCCTGGACCCGGCGCGCCTCGCCGAAGCGGGGGCGCGCCTGTCGATCCCGCGCTACATGCGCCTGGGCCACGCAGCCATCCAACTGACCGGCGACCCTGGCCTGGGGCTGCGCATGGGCCAACTGAGTCGCCTGAGCCAGGCTGGACTGGCAGGCGTGACTGCCGCACAGGCACCGAATGTGCGAGAAGCGGCCCGCACATTGACCCGTTTTGAAGCGCTGTACGGCTCCAACTATCGCGGGCAATCGAGCTTTCACGAAGACACCGAAGGCGCCTGGCTGCGTTTCTATTCCATCAGCCCTTACAATGCCTACAACCGTTTTGTGGTGGATTCGATCATCGCCGGCTGGCTGCAGCAATTGTCGAGTGTGGCGCAGCAACCGGTGCAGGCACAGCGTATAGACATCGAGTTTGAAGCCCCGGCGTACAGCGAACAGTACGGTGTACTCGGTGACAGCCCGGTCCACTTCGGCGCCGACGCCAATCAACTGCGCCTCAACCAGCAGACCCTGGCCTTGCGTAACCCACAGCACTGCCCCAGTACCTGGCACCTGTTGTTGAAGTTATGTGAACACGAATTGGAGCAGTTGACCCGCACCCGCAGCCTGCGTGAGCGCATTACCCGGTTGCTCGGGCCGATGCTCAATGGCGGCCGGGAGCCCGACCTGGAAGAAGTGGCGGCACGCTTGAAGCTGCCTACCTGGACACTGCGGCGCAAACTGGCCGAAGAAGGCACTCAGTTTCGCGCGATTCTCAACGATACCCGCCGCGACTTGGCCATGACCTACATTCGCGATACGGAACTGGCGTTCGGCGAGATCGCCTATTTGCTCGGTTTTGCCTCAGCCCAGGCCTTTCAACGGGCGTTCAGGCGGTGGAACAACCAGACCCCAGGGGAATTTCGCCGCAGTCAGCGGCATTCCGCCTGA
- a CDS encoding DUF2242 domain-containing protein produces the protein MSTSFHLRSLGLALVLAGAAGCSSPKTAIYEHENFDDSGTFSRDYPVSDVAACEAARRALLSQGYIITSSDPKLVVGNKSFQQTGETHLQISFNVVCADDGKGNNHSTMFANALQDRYALKKVNNSASLGVGVLGSVSMPIGSTDDSMVKVASETVSAPKFYERYFSLVDVFLPQEVKKAAHIPETPKAELGVPEPKAAPVAEKVEAPKEVPAAPAVSEPVATPPEAAPIAPTAEPAPTPAADPAPAATNPKLPAPTEAIPPLPTPSQ, from the coding sequence ATGTCGACATCATTTCACTTGCGTAGCCTCGGGCTGGCGCTGGTGCTGGCGGGCGCCGCGGGCTGCTCGTCACCCAAGACCGCCATTTATGAACATGAGAATTTCGACGATTCCGGTACGTTCTCCCGGGATTACCCGGTCAGTGACGTGGCAGCCTGCGAGGCCGCACGGCGCGCGCTGTTGAGCCAGGGCTACATCATCACCAGCAGCGATCCTAAGTTGGTCGTGGGTAACAAGAGTTTCCAGCAGACTGGCGAGACCCACCTGCAGATCAGTTTCAATGTGGTGTGCGCCGATGATGGCAAAGGTAATAACCACTCGACGATGTTTGCCAACGCCTTGCAGGACCGCTACGCGTTGAAGAAGGTCAACAACTCCGCAAGCCTCGGCGTGGGTGTGTTGGGCTCGGTGTCGATGCCGATTGGCTCCACCGATGACTCGATGGTGAAGGTGGCGAGCGAGACGGTTTCGGCGCCGAAGTTTTATGAGCGTTACTTCTCGCTCGTGGATGTATTCCTGCCGCAAGAAGTGAAGAAGGCCGCGCACATTCCAGAGACGCCGAAGGCGGAGCTGGGCGTGCCGGAACCGAAAGCGGCGCCGGTTGCTGAAAAAGTCGAGGCGCCAAAGGAAGTACCGGCAGCGCCTGCCGTTTCGGAGCCGGTTGCCACGCCACCCGAGGCGGCACCGATTGCCCCGACAGCGGAACCGGCCCCAACGCCTGCAGCTGATCCTGCACCTGCGGCGACCAATCCAAAACTGCCGGCGCCAACAGAGGCGATTCCGCCCCTGCCAACCCCTTCGCAGTAA
- a CDS encoding SurA N-terminal domain-containing protein — MLQNIRDNSQGWIAKTIIGIIVALMAFTGIEAIFQASTNNKQDVAKVNGEEITQTELSQAVDMQRRQLMQQLGKDFDASLLDEKLLREAALKGLIDRKLLLQGAADSKFGFSEAALDQVILQTPEFQVDGKFSPERFDQVIRQLGYSRMQFRQMLSQEMLIGQVRAGIAGSGFVTDAEVLAFARLEKQTRDFATVNIKADPAAVKLTDDEVKAHYDQHAKEFMTPDQVVIDYLELKKSSFFDQVTVKDDELQAAYQKETANLAEQRRAAHILIEVNDKTTDAQAKAKIEEIQARLAKGEKFEALAKEFSQDPGSANNGGDLGFAGPGVYDPDFETALYALNKDQVSAPVRTTFGWHLIKLLGVEAPQVPSFASLKDKLTRELKTQQVEQRFVDASKQLEDAAFEASDLAQPASDLKLTVHTSAPFGREGGEGVAANRAVVTAAFSPEVLDEGANSTAIELDPETIIVLRAKEHLKPTQLPLESVSAAIRTQMTKERASAAAKAHADELIASLRDGKTPLNQAIDGQAWKVTASATRSQEAIDPAVLQALFRMPKPASKDKPTFTTVTLADGSLMIVRLNAVNEAAAPTDEEKAQYRRFLASRIGQQDFAAYRKQLETKADIKKF; from the coding sequence ATGCTGCAGAATATCAGGGACAATTCACAAGGCTGGATTGCCAAAACCATTATCGGGATCATCGTCGCATTGATGGCGTTCACCGGTATCGAGGCCATTTTCCAGGCTTCGACCAATAACAAGCAGGACGTGGCCAAGGTCAACGGTGAAGAGATCACCCAAACCGAACTGAGCCAGGCCGTCGACATGCAACGTCGCCAGCTGATGCAACAGCTGGGCAAGGATTTTGATGCTTCTCTGCTGGACGAAAAACTGCTGCGCGAAGCGGCCCTCAAAGGGCTGATTGATCGCAAGCTGTTGCTGCAAGGCGCAGCTGATTCCAAGTTCGGCTTCTCTGAAGCTGCCCTGGATCAAGTGATCCTGCAGACGCCGGAATTCCAGGTGGACGGCAAGTTCAGCCCTGAACGCTTTGACCAGGTGATCCGTCAGCTGGGCTACAGCCGTATGCAATTCCGTCAGATGTTGAGCCAGGAAATGCTGATCGGCCAGGTTCGCGCAGGTATTGCCGGCAGCGGTTTCGTTACCGATGCCGAAGTGCTGGCATTTGCCCGTCTGGAAAAGCAGACCCGCGATTTCGCTACCGTCAACATCAAGGCTGACCCTGCGGCGGTGAAACTCACCGACGACGAGGTCAAGGCTCACTACGACCAGCACGCCAAAGAGTTCATGACCCCGGACCAGGTGGTCATCGACTATCTGGAACTGAAGAAGTCTTCCTTCTTCGACCAGGTCACCGTGAAGGATGATGAGCTGCAGGCTGCCTATCAGAAAGAAACCGCCAACCTCGCTGAACAGCGTCGTGCCGCGCATATTCTGATTGAAGTGAACGACAAGACTACCGACGCTCAAGCCAAGGCGAAGATCGAAGAAATCCAGGCACGCCTGGCCAAGGGTGAGAAGTTCGAAGCCCTGGCCAAGGAGTTCTCCCAGGATCCAGGTTCGGCCAACAATGGCGGCGACCTCGGTTTTGCCGGCCCTGGCGTCTACGATCCTGACTTCGAAACGGCCCTGTATGCCTTGAACAAGGACCAGGTGTCGGCACCGGTGCGCACCACATTCGGTTGGCACCTGATCAAGCTGCTGGGCGTAGAAGCACCGCAAGTGCCATCGTTTGCCAGCCTGAAAGACAAGCTGACCCGCGAGCTCAAGACCCAACAGGTTGAACAGCGCTTTGTCGACGCCTCCAAGCAATTGGAAGATGCGGCATTCGAAGCGTCCGACCTGGCCCAGCCGGCGTCCGACCTGAAGCTGACCGTGCACACCTCCGCGCCGTTTGGCCGTGAAGGTGGCGAAGGTGTCGCGGCCAACCGCGCCGTGGTGACTGCTGCGTTCAGCCCGGAAGTGTTGGATGAGGGTGCCAACAGCACCGCCATCGAGCTGGACCCGGAAACCATCATCGTGCTGCGGGCCAAAGAGCACTTGAAACCTACGCAACTGCCTCTGGAAAGCGTCTCTGCGGCGATCCGCACACAGATGACCAAAGAGCGTGCCAGTGCAGCAGCCAAAGCCCATGCCGACGAGTTGATCGCCAGCCTGCGTGATGGCAAGACCCCACTGAACCAGGCGATTGATGGTCAGGCATGGAAAGTCACTGCATCGGCTACCCGTAGCCAGGAAGCGATTGACCCTGCGGTGTTGCAAGCCCTGTTCCGCATGCCCAAGCCTGCGAGCAAGGACAAGCCGACCTTCACCACGGTTACCCTGGCTGACGGTAGCCTGATGATCGTGCGCTTGAATGCTGTCAACGAAGCGGCTGCGCCTACGGACGAAGAAAAGGCGCAATACCGCCGCTTCCTCGCTTCCCGTATCGGCCAGCAAGACTTTGCTGCGTACCGCAAGCAGTTGGAAACCAAGGCTGACATCAAGAAGTTCTGA
- a CDS encoding HU family DNA-binding protein → MNKSELIDAIAASADIPKAAAGRALDAVIESVTGALKAGDSVVLVGFGTFSVTDRPARTGRNPQTGKALQIAAAKKPGFKAGKALKEAVN, encoded by the coding sequence GTGAACAAGTCGGAACTGATTGATGCTATCGCCGCATCCGCTGATATCCCGAAAGCTGCTGCTGGCCGTGCGCTGGACGCAGTAATCGAATCCGTCACTGGCGCTCTGAAGGCCGGCGACTCCGTGGTACTGGTAGGCTTCGGTACTTTCTCTGTGACTGATCGCCCAGCTCGCACTGGCCGTAACCCACAGACTGGCAAAGCACTGCAAATCGCTGCCGCCAAGAAACCAGGTTTCAAAGCCGGTAAAGCCCTGAAAGAAGCTGTTAACTAA